The following DNA comes from Triticum aestivum cultivar Chinese Spring chromosome 3D, IWGSC CS RefSeq v2.1, whole genome shotgun sequence.
CTTTGATTTCGGCGAGGAGTATTATTCCCTGGCGGTGGCAGCAACAGCCTCCTACCCCTTGCAcgcacagcagcagcagccgccaaCCCAGGCCGACAGCCACCATAGCGGCAAAGCAGCAAGTACTACTAGTAGTTCACGAGGACTCGACAATATCAACACGTAAGTACTTTGTTAGACCGAAACTGTCTCCCTTCATTATCATTACTAGTGCGTGCGTGGCTCTCAAGTCTAAACCTCGTTATCCTGTCGTCCAATTGTCCAGGAGCTTGACGAGCAGCGACGCGAGGAGCAAAGGCAGCAAGATCGCGTTCAAGACGAGGTCGGAGGTGGAGGTGCTGGACGACGGGTACCGCTGGAGGAAGTACGGCAAGAAGATGGTCAAGAACAGCCCAAACCCAAGGTACGCACGCACGGCATGCAGCCCAAGCCCAGCCGCGCGGATACGCATTTTGATTCTCTTCTCTGACGAGACGGCGGGCGATGATGGCGAGCAGGAACTACTACCGTTGCTCCAGCGAGGGGTGCCGCGTGAAGAAGCGGGTGGAGCGGGATCGCGATGACGAGCGCTTCGTCATCACCACCTACGACGGCGTCCACAACCACCTTGCGCCACTGCCGCCGCGGGGATGCGCGGGATACTCGCTATCGCTCGCGCAGACGCGCCTGGACGAGGGGTCGTCGCCGCTACCCGTGCAAGGGCGCCGTTGCTTTCTTGACACCATGAAGATGCACGCCGCCGGTAGCCAGCAGGGCTGCACACCCGTGCCCCAGCCGCGCAAGCTAGAGCGTGATAACTGACAATTGACATGTCCAGGATATTATGTGAGACTCTTTTTCTCGAGAACAGGATATTATGTGATACTGATTAATGTACTTTACTTGTAATTAATACCGCAATCTTTATCTTTTTTTGGTATGAGGCACCTTATTACTTAGGCCTAATTGGTAACGAGGATTCCACAACAAAATTTTCCTGTAAatgcattcggtttgtaggaaatTTGTACATGGAATTTCATGGAAATACTATTTATTTCCTGTGTTTTtgaggaaactacacatccactcAAAGATTATTTTACGTGTAGGAACGAGACAAGTCAATTTTTTATAATGGCAAGTGTCACCTATCAAATTTCTATCCagatttgctatttcacatctagatgtaaaACATTATGGGTGTATCTAGGGCATATCTAGACGTGCTCTgcttattgcacatctaagtgggtgagtcaagcataaagagaaaaagaaaaaaggaaaagaaaatattcACAGGAATCTCAatgtaaaatcaatgacataggacttagatgtgcaatacttatggcatatctagatgtgctttagcaaaactgaaatAGTATCTCACATCTAACTTTTAAGCTATTTGATGAAAACTTTAGGATTTGTGTTCTCGTGCAGCGCTTTGTCTCGTTCCGTGCGTTCCGCTAGGCAGTTGTGATCgcactttttccttttttttttcttctgagaaacggtcgctctttttcctttttttaggcAAATGATAGCTCTTTTTCCTTTGAGATCAACCCTGCGCTCCCTCATATGGGCTGAGgtatcttttttgtttttttaatgggATGTAGTCTTTGTCATGTTACTATATGGGCTGGTGCGTGGTGcattattttctctctttttttctcattctCTTTTCTGTTTCATTATTTGTTTTAACTTATGAActattttaaattcatgattttttgtattttatttatattttctattttttatatttatttttctcttctttatttatttgttttaaattcatgatttttttactcTGCCATCTGTTTGCTTTAAATATCATGCAAATTTTGATCACGGATTGTTTGTCGTGCGTGTCTCATGTCGCGTCATGTGTATGGCGTCTACTTGTCGGCCCGCTCGCTTGTACGTCTTTCCTTAGCCGTTTTACGATGTGATTTGAGGTCCCGTCTCGCATTGGTTTTGCTAATTCTCATCTAGATAAGAATTACAATGTCTCATCTAATTATTATACCATTAAATATATGTTCTTCTGAGTCGTGCTCATTATCGGTGTGTCGCGTTTTCTGTTCGTCCCCGTGAAGCAGTGAGTCCCGATATGGCTTTTTTTTAGTGGGCCATTTTTTATGTTCGTAGATTGGGCTCATTTTGTAGGTTGTAGTTCTTTTGTGGAGGGTCACCTGTCTTTTCATTccctgttttattttattttacgttTAACTGTGTAGCTAGATGAGATTTAGTTATGTCTCATCTAGATTTAGTGATGTTCGTATATTGGGTTTATTTTGTGGAGAGCGTAACTATATTTTTTTTCCAGATTTGCTAAATCTCGTATAAATGAGATTTAGTGATGTCTCATCTAAGTTTATAAAGTCCCATTTGTTTGCTTTAATGTTCACACAAACTCGACCATGTGTGCCCGGCTCGTTCTTTTTTGTCGCGTGTCCCTTTTTGTTTTGTGTCGGCATGTTCTTGCGTTTCTTTTCACATGGGCTTATTTACATCCTGGTTGGAGGGGAGTGGGCGCAACATGTTCCTTTTTGGTTCATTTTCGCTATGCATTTTCTATTTCCTGATGGATAATTTGTAGAGTTCACCCTCGTCTCACAAATGGGCttgtagttgtcccagttgcaaatCCATTCTCAACAGACAAATGGGTTCTTAGTTTATTATTTTCTCTattgcaagtccaccatcaactTGTAACTTGGCTCGACCCCGTTTTTATCTATTTTATGATTCCAGTTTGATCCAGTTGCAAGTGCATCCCTGACATGCAACTTGTCCTCAACCCTTTGACTTAGTTGATAGTTCGTCGTTAACTCACAAACTAGGCCCCAAGTTTGTTTTATCCCAATTGGAACCCTTGACCTGTAATTGGGATCGTAGTTTCATAGTTTTCCCAGTTGTAAGTCCATACTCGACTCGTAACTGGGCCCATAGTTTTGTTGTTTTCCCgattgcaagtccatcctcgactcaCAACTAGGCCCGTAGTTTCGTTCATCCTAGTTGTAAGCCCACACTTGACTCGCAACTCGGCATGTGTTTTGTTTTTCTTCTCATCTGTGCGTTCACCCTTGGCCCGCAACTAGGTCTGTAGTttgtttcatcctagttgcaagtcgacccttgactCGCAATTGGACTTGTATTTTGTAGTTGTCCCtgctgcaagtccaccctcgacatgcaactgggcttgtagttgtcccagttgcaagcccAACCTCGAATCGCAACTTGAGCTTGTGTTTTTTTACATcacaattgcaagtccacccttgactcgcaactaggcccatagtttgtttcatcccagttgcaagtcgacccttgacttgcaactgggctcgtagtttcataattgtcctagttgcaagtccacgctCAACTCGCAACTGGTGATGTGTTTTTTCTCATCCCAGTTGGAAGTGCACACTCGACTCACAACTTGGTTTGTAGTTTGTTACTGTACCAGTTGTAAGTTCACCAATGACTCGCAAATGGTATCTTAGTTTTGTGTACTTGTCTCAGTTACAAGTATGCCCTTGACTCGCTACTAGACCCGCAGTTtgtttcatccagttgcaagtccaccctcgacttgcaactgagCTAGTAGTTTTGTAGTTGTCTCAGTTGCAACCCTCGAATTGCAACTGGGCTCATAGTTTAttattgtcccagttgcaagtccacaatcgacttgcaactaggctcAACCATTTTTATCTCAGCTATGaactagttgcaagtccaccctcgactcgcaactgggcccaTAGTTTTgttgttgtcccagttgcaagtccaccctcgactcgcaactaggcccgTAGTTTGGTTCATTCCAGTTATAAGGCCACCCTTGTCTCACAACTCGGCATGTGTTTTTGTTTCGCTTGGCTCGCAACTTGGCCCGTAGtttgtttcatcccagtt
Coding sequences within:
- the LOC123074516 gene encoding probable WRKY transcription factor 51, which encodes MSSYSSLLSVSPGEQIGGYADEGDHDDMAAATNYPSSFCFDFGEEYYSLAVAATASYPLHAQQQQPPTQADSHHSGKAASTTSSSRGLDNINTSLTSSDARSKGSKIAFKTRSEVEVLDDGYRWRKYGKKMVKNSPNPRNYYRCSSEGCRVKKRVERDRDDERFVITTYDGVHNHLAPLPPRGCAGYSLSLAQTRLDEGSSPLPVQGRRCFLDTMKMHAAGSQQGCTPVPQPRKLERDN